One part of the Bdellovibrio bacteriovorus genome encodes these proteins:
- a CDS encoding heavy-metal-associated domain-containing protein produces MKKLLAVTALLLSQAAVAESITYDVEGMHCASCAKSIKAQVCKMDGLEKCDVTVGKVIVSPKAGSTISQDQIQAAISKAGEYKIINSSKSK; encoded by the coding sequence ATGAAGAAACTTTTGGCTGTAACTGCCCTGCTACTGTCCCAAGCCGCTGTGGCTGAATCCATCACCTATGACGTTGAAGGCATGCACTGTGCTTCCTGCGCCAAATCCATCAAGGCTCAGGTGTGCAAAATGGACGGCCTGGAAAAATGCGATGTTACTGTCGGCAAAGTGATTGTCTCACCTAAAGCCGGTTCAACGATTTCTCAAGATCAGATTCAAGCGGCGATTTCAAAAGCCGGTGAATACAAGATCATCAACTCTTCAAAGTCCAAGTAA
- a CDS encoding response regulator has product MINTVSAAPKGRLLIIDDEFELLEVLTAILEGSTSEIHRANNGIEGIDLLKTQQFDAVLSDEKMPKKSGLEVLKWMRENGLQIPFIIHTGYGQKDMVLEAQRLGVYAFIDKPWDENSLISTVERALKTGMEQKKA; this is encoded by the coding sequence ATGATTAACACAGTATCCGCAGCCCCCAAGGGTCGCCTGCTTATTATCGATGACGAATTTGAACTTCTGGAAGTCCTGACGGCCATCCTTGAAGGCAGCACGTCTGAAATCCACCGCGCCAACAACGGCATCGAAGGCATTGATCTGCTGAAAACCCAACAATTCGACGCGGTTCTTTCTGATGAAAAGATGCCAAAGAAATCCGGCCTGGAAGTTCTGAAGTGGATGCGTGAAAACGGCCTGCAGATCCCTTTTATCATTCACACCGGCTATGGTCAGAAGGACATGGTGCTGGAAGCTCAAAGATTGGGCGTGTATGCCTTTATTGACAAGCCGTGGGATGAAAACTCCCTCATTTCCACCGTGGAACGTGCCCTAAAAACTGGGATGGAGCAAAAGAAGGCCTAA
- the orn gene encoding oligoribonuclease has protein sequence MNKLFWIDMEMTGLDVEKEVIIEVAAIVTDLNFKELETFETVVKQPQKYLDSMDAWNTEHHRKSGLTAKVPTGMDPDQVEAKLVDMVKKHFPDPKDKPVLAGNSIMQDRLFINKYMPEFAGRLHYRMVDVSSWKVIINNKFKYVYQKANKHRALEDIRESIQELRHYTDKMHFTK, from the coding sequence ATGAACAAGCTCTTTTGGATCGACATGGAGATGACCGGTCTTGATGTCGAGAAGGAAGTGATCATCGAAGTGGCGGCCATCGTCACGGATCTGAACTTCAAGGAACTCGAAACATTTGAAACCGTGGTGAAGCAGCCCCAGAAATATCTGGACAGCATGGACGCCTGGAACACGGAACATCACAGGAAATCCGGCCTGACCGCTAAGGTGCCTACCGGAATGGATCCGGATCAGGTGGAAGCCAAACTTGTGGACATGGTGAAGAAGCACTTCCCGGATCCAAAGGACAAGCCGGTACTTGCGGGGAATTCCATCATGCAAGACCGCCTTTTCATCAACAAGTACATGCCGGAATTTGCCGGTCGCCTGCACTACCGCATGGTGGATGTGTCTTCCTGGAAGGTCATCATCAACAATAAGTTCAAATACGTGTACCAGAAGGCCAATAAGCACCGTGCCCTGGAAGACATCCGCGAAAGCATCCAGGAACTGCGCCACTATACCGATAAAATGCACTTCACGAAATAA
- a CDS encoding DNA alkylation repair protein, whose protein sequence is MPQKKTAENESAFKNWINEALVRRMAEHVQYHHPAFDSMSFQKLSRELSALEMKPRVQLIRGRLQSHLPEDYTKALNILLKAVTKPKPGVEPLAGFDLWAFTEFVQAYGLEHFDESMKGLHTLTQKFTAEWAVRPFLIHRQEETLKQLMAWTRDESHHVRRWVSEGSRPRLPWGELLREFIKDPAPTLKLLEELKYDEELYVRKSVANHLNDITKTHPEVVIKTLKRWQKESPKEHKAKIDWITRHALRTQVKAGNPEALKLLGYHTEATVKLHDLTLKPKTVKTGGHLEMSFALTSSKDATVVVDYAIHYKKANGTNSAKVFKLANKELKAKKRMEFTKKHSFRPVTTRVLYPGSHVVEIFVNGKSLGKATFLLKD, encoded by the coding sequence ATGCCGCAGAAGAAAACCGCTGAAAACGAATCGGCCTTTAAAAACTGGATCAACGAAGCACTGGTGCGCCGTATGGCCGAACATGTGCAATATCACCACCCTGCTTTTGATAGCATGAGCTTTCAAAAGCTCAGCCGTGAGCTGTCCGCGCTGGAGATGAAACCTCGTGTTCAGTTGATCCGCGGACGCTTGCAGTCTCATCTTCCCGAAGACTACACCAAAGCCTTAAACATTTTACTTAAAGCCGTAACGAAGCCCAAACCCGGTGTTGAGCCGCTGGCAGGCTTTGATCTTTGGGCTTTCACTGAGTTTGTCCAAGCTTATGGCCTGGAACATTTTGATGAATCCATGAAGGGTCTGCACACGCTGACCCAGAAATTCACCGCCGAATGGGCTGTGCGTCCCTTCCTGATCCACCGTCAGGAAGAAACCCTGAAACAGTTGATGGCCTGGACACGGGATGAAAGCCATCACGTGCGCCGCTGGGTTTCGGAAGGCTCCCGCCCCCGCCTGCCGTGGGGCGAGCTGCTGCGCGAATTTATCAAAGACCCGGCTCCGACATTAAAACTATTGGAAGAGCTGAAATACGATGAAGAGCTTTACGTGCGCAAGTCCGTGGCCAATCATCTGAATGACATCACCAAAACTCATCCCGAGGTGGTGATCAAAACTCTGAAGCGCTGGCAGAAAGAGTCTCCGAAAGAGCATAAAGCCAAAATCGACTGGATCACCCGTCATGCTCTGAGAACGCAAGTAAAGGCCGGAAACCCGGAGGCCTTAAAGCTTTTGGGTTATCACACCGAAGCCACCGTGAAGCTGCATGATCTGACGTTGAAGCCAAAGACCGTGAAAACCGGCGGCCACCTTGAAATGTCGTTTGCTCTGACAAGTTCAAAAGATGCAACAGTTGTCGTGGACTATGCGATTCACTATAAAAAGGCCAACGGCACAAATTCAGCCAAAGTGTTCAAGCTTGCCAATAAAGAGCTGAAAGCCAAAAAGCGGATGGAGTTCACGAAAAAGCATTCCTTCCGCCCGGTGACCACG